The following are encoded together in the Notolabrus celidotus isolate fNotCel1 chromosome 9, fNotCel1.pri, whole genome shotgun sequence genome:
- the nkx3-1 gene encoding homeobox protein Nkx-3.1, with protein MSGTVKPLTSFLIEDILSVKDGTRFNSKSSLQNVERWKEECEMLSEQLCPQETGFRVQTESLDSSCPSSSDLSSFSSSGKQKRSRAAFTHLQVLELEKKFNHQKYLSAPERAHLASTLRLTETQVKIWFQNRRYKTKRKQQNFEFCKDEFKAEGLSLREDLVRSSLITTFCKTYQYRPYLWDYGGPWGTTLW; from the exons ATGTCCGGTACTGTCAAACCTCTGACTTCCTTCCTCATAGAGGATATTCTCTCTGTTAAGGACGGCACCAGATTCAACAGCAAAAGCTCCTTGCAGAACGTGGAGAGATGGAAAGAGGAGTGTGAAATGTTGTCGGAGCAGCTCTGCCCTCAGGAGACAGGATTCAGGGTGCAGACAG AGTCTCTGGACTCCTCGTGTCCCAGCTCCTCAGACTTGAgcagcttctcctcctcagggAAACAAAAACGCTCCAgagctgcattcacacatcTCCAAGTACTGGAACTTGAGAAGAAGTTCAACCACCAGAAATACCTTTCTGCCCCAGAGAGGGCTCACCTGGCCAGCACCTTAAGACTAACTGAGACTCAGGTGAAAATCTGGTTTCAGAACCGCAGATACAAGACTAAACGGAAACAGCAAAACTTTGAGTTCTGTAAGGATGAGTTCAAAGCAGAGGGATTGAGTCTGAGAGAGGATTTGGTGCGATCATCACTGATCACAACCTtctgtaaaacttatcaatacAGACCTTACCTGTGGGACTACGGTGGCCCCTGGGGGACAACATTGTGGTAA
- the nkx2.7 gene encoding NK2 transcription factor related 7 → MTDISPACSLASPFNDFNLQALTQQSEQRYVRPAASPAARAQRVKTDPSATRVEMHPSTTTSTPFSVKDILKLEHHQDFENEFLTSEQVVPMQYQHLHGALQSRDMYDPQAEPYASLQKKHETHNSAAEEEMNEHENSGVDSSPDCNNSSKIRSRLRRKPRVLFSQSQVSELERRFRQQRYLSAPEREHLAHTLKLTSTQVKIWFQNRRYKCKRQRQDQSLELAGFPPAPRRVAVPVLVRDGQLCGAGSAPYNVSLGQYNPVFGYGNSSVYSYHSLSPAAQISNNNQLVEFTGSEGPFNHGHFQTSLQSIRGW, encoded by the exons ATGACAGATATATCTCCAGCTTGCTCTTTAGCTAGTCCTTTCAATGATTTCAACCTTCAGGCCCTCACTCAGCAGTCAGAGCAGAGATACGTCCGGCCTGCAGCATCACCTGCAGCTCGAGCGCAGCGCGTAAAAACGGACCCATCAGCTACCAGGGTGGAAATGCATCCCAGTACAACTACCTCCACACCCTTTTCAGTGAAGGATATTCTGAAGCTTGAGCACCACCAGGACTTTGAAAATGAATTCTTGACGTCTGAACAAGTTGTTCCGATGCAGTATCAGCACTTGCATGGTGCGCTCCAGAGTAGAGACATGTATGATCCGCAGGCTGAGCCGTACGCCTCTCTGCAGAAGAAGCACGAGACGCACAactcagcagcagaggaggagatgaatgaGCATG AGAACAGCGGCGTTGACAGCTCACCTGACTGTAATAACAGCTCAAAGATCAGATCCAGGCTGCGCAGAAAGCCCCGGGTCCTTTTCTCTCAGTCCCAGGTGTCCGAGCTGGAGCGTCGCTTCAGACAGCAGCGCTACCTGTCCGCCCCGGAGAGAGAACACCTAGCCCACACCCTCAAACTTACCTCCACGCAAGTCAAAATCTGGTTCCAGAACAGGAGGTACAAATGTAAACGCCAGAGACAGGATCAGTCTCTGGAGCTGGCGGGGTTTCCTCCCGCACCGAGGAGGGTGGCGGTGCCGGTGCTGGTGCGGGACGGGCAGCTGTGTGGAGCAGGTTCAGCTCCTTATAACGTGTCTCTGGGACAGTATAATCCTGTGTTTGGATATGGAAACAGCAGCGTGTACAGTTATCACAGCTTGTCTCCTGCCGCACAGATAAGCAATAATAACCAGCTGGTTGAGTTTACAGGTAGTGAGGGGCCTTTCAACCACGGACACTTCCAGACTTCACTACAGAGCATCAGAGGCTGGTGA